Genomic segment of Paraburkholderia agricolaris:
GCCAGCGCCGACAGCGGCACCATGGTTTCAGCCGAGGTACTGTCCGCGCTGCCGGTCGAACTGCCGCCCTTGCTGTTGGCGATGCTATTGGTGGTCGCGTTGGCCTGCGCGTTCGAGTTGAGTGCGTTCGTGGTCGTGCTGGCCTCGGTCGCCACCGTCACACCCGATACCGTGGCGCCCGGCATCTGCGTGCCCGCCGTGCCGGTGGGGTTGCCCGACGCCGTGCTCAGGTAAATCTGGTTGAGCGTTTGCGGGTATTGCCAGTAGTCCGGCGCCACTTCCATCACCACGAAATACTGGTTCAGCGGGTTGTAGATGGTCGACACGGTCCGCTGGCCGAACGCGTCATACAGCACGCTGTCGACCTGGTTCGGCGCAAAGCCGTAGCGTGCCGCCGTCGAACGGTTGATGGTGACGTAGGTCTGCAGGCCATTTTGCTGCAGGTCCGAGTTCACGTCGAGCAACTGCGCGTGCTCCTTGCCGAGCGCGGCGACGAGCAGCGGTGTCCACTTGAACAGCGCGGCGGAATCGTCGCTGGTGAGCGTGTATTGATACTCGGCGGCGGATTGCCGTCCGCCGATTCGCAGATCCTGCTGGGCCTGCATGAAGAGGCGGGCGCCCGAGACTTCATTGAGTTTGGGCCGTAGACGGTTCACAACTTCGGTGGCCGTGGCATGGCGCTCCGCCAGCGGCTTGAGTTCGACGAACACGTTCGCGGTATTGAGCGCGCGGCCGCCCGTAAAGCCGGCCACCGAGGCCACCGCCGGATCCTTCTGCACGATCTCCTGCAATTGCGTGAGCTTCTTTTGCATCGCCGGAAAGGAGATGCTCTGGTCGGCAATGATCTGTCCGATCAGGATGCCCGTGTCCTGTTCAGGAAAGAAGGTGGCCGGCACCAGCTTGAACAGGAACACGTTCGCCACCAGCAGGCCGACCAACAGCAGGATGACCAGCAGTGCATGGTCCAGGACTGCAGTAAGCGAGCGCGCGTAGGCATCCTTGAAACGATCGAACTGCTTTTCGACCCATATTGCCCAACGCGCTTTCGAATGTCCGGCGTTCTCGCGGCTCAGCACGTAGGCGCACATGGCCGGCGTGACTGTCAGCGAAATCACCAGCGAGATCAGGATCGCGATGGACAGCGTGACCGCGAACTCGTGGAACAGGAGGCCGACCACGCCCGGCATCAGCATGATGGGAAGGAACACCGCGATCAGCGAGAGGCTCATCGAGATCACCGTGAAGCCCACTTCGCCGCTGCCTTTCAAGGCGGCCTCTTTCGGGCTGAGCCCTAACTCCATGTGACGCACGATGTTTTCCAGCACCACTACCGCGTCGTCGACCACGAAGCCCGTACCGATGGTCAGCGCCATCAGCGAGAGGTTGTCGATGCTGTAGCCGAGCAGGTACATCGGCCCGAAGGTGCCTACGATCGAGAGCGGCAGCGCGACGGCCGGCACCAGCGTGGCGCGCGGCGATTGCAGGAAAATGAACACGACGCCCACTACCAGCAGCACGGCAATGAACAGCGTGCGCTCCGTGTCGCCCACCGACGCTCTGACCGATTCCGAGCGGTCAATCGCGATACCCACATGCACACTGCTTGGCAGCGTCGCCTCGATCGACGGCAGGACCTTGCGGATCTGCGCCACGGTGCTCACGACATTGCTGCCAGGCATCGGATACACGATCACGAGAATGGCGGACTTGCCGTTGAAGAGGCCGGCATTGCGGATGTTTTCGTTCGAATCCCTGACCTCGGCCACGTCGCGCAACTGCACCGGTGCGCCGTGGCGGTAGGCGACCACCAGGTCGCGGTAGGGCGCCGCATGTGTGATCTGGTCATTGGAGGTGACCACGTAGCGCTGGTCGCCCTCGTCGAGATGGCCTTTGGCGCTGTCGGCGTTGGCCGCGCTGATTGCCGCGCGCACGTCTTCGAGACCGATACCGTAGCTGCTCAGTTTGCCCGGCTGCAATTCCACCCGTACCGAGGGCAGCGCACCGCCGCCGAGCGTGATCTGACCCACGCCCTGGACCTGCGAGAGCTGCTGCTGGATGACCGAATCGGCGGAATCGTAGAGCTGTGCCTTGGTGAGCGTGTCCGACGTGAGCGAGAGCACCATGATCGGCGCATCCGCCGGGTTGTACTGGCGATAGCTCGGATTGCTGCGCAGCGTGGTCGGCAGGTCGGCGCGCGCGGCCTGGATGGCCGCTTCGACGTCGCGCGCGGCGCCGTTGATGTCGCGCTTCAAACCGAACTCGACCACGATCAGCGACGAGCCGACGGAGCTGATCGAGGTCAGTTCTTCGACGTCGGCAATGGTCGCGAGCCGCCGCTCGAGCGGCTCGGCCACCGTGGTTCCCATGATGTCCGGGCTCGCACCTGCCATGTTCGCCTGCACCACGATGACCGGAAAGGCAATGTTCGGCAACGGCGCAACCGGCAGCCGGAAGTAGGCGAGCGCTCCGGAGATCAGGATGGCGATCGCCAGAAGCGTGGTCGCGACGGGCCGCCGGATGAACAACGCCGAGATGTTCAAGGCGCTTCCTCCGCCCCGCCGCGAGGCGAATCCTCCGGCTTATCCGAATTATGCGGTTTGTTGCGGTTGCGCCAGCGTCTCGTGCGCTCGGCCATTCTGTCGAAGAACAGATAGATCACCGGCGTGGTGAAAAGCGTCAGCATCTGGCTCAGCGTCAGACCGCCGATGATCGCGAGCCCCAGCGGCCGCCGCAATTCCGAACCCGTGCCGGAGCCGAGCAGCATCGGCAGTGCGCCGAGCATGGCGGCCAGCGTCGTCATCAGGATCGGCCGGAAACGCAGCAGCGACGCCTCGAAGATCGCTTCGCGCGGGGCCTTGCCGTGATTGCGTTCGGCGTCCAGCGCGAAGTCCACCATCATGATGGCGTTCTTCTTGACGATACCGATCAGCAGCACGATGCCGATGATGCCGATCACATCCAGGTCGCTGCCGGCGATCATCAGCGCGAGCAGTGCGCCGATACCCGCCGAGGGCAGGGTGGACAGAATCGTCACCGGATGGATGAAGCTCTCATACAGCACGCCGAGCACGATATACACCGCCACCAGCGCCGCGATCAGCAGATAGACCTCGCTCGACAGCGAGTCTTCGAAGGCCTGCGCCGCGCCCTGCAGCGACGAGGTGATCGACGGCGGCAGGTTCACCGACTGTTCGGCTTGATGGATCGCCTTGACCGCCGTGCTCAGCGACGCATCCTTCGCGAGATTGAACGAGATCGTGACCGACGGGAACTGCGCCAGATGGCTGATTACAAGCGGCGACTTCGTGATCTGGATCTTTGCGATACCGGACAGCGGCACCTGGCCCGTGCTGCTGGTCTGACTCGGCAGATACAGGTTGCCGATCGACTGCACGTTCGGCAGCGATTCCGGTTTGGCGACGAGAATCACGCGGTACTGGTTCGACTGCTCGAAGATGGTCGAAACGATCCGCTGGCCCAGCGCGTCGTAGAGCGCATTGTCGATCGTCGCGGGCGTGATGCCGAAGCGTGCCGCCAGTTGCCGGTTGACCTCGACGTTCACGCTCAGGCCGTCGGTATTCATGTCGCTTTGCACGTCGGCGAGCGATGGGATCTGCTTGAGCTTCGCGACCAGTTCCGGCACGTACTTCTGGAACGCCTGCTGGCTCGGTCCGCGCAGCACGAAGCTGTACTGGTTCGGCGAGACTGTGGTGTCGAGCGTCAGATCCTGTTCGGGCTGCATGTAGAGCTTGACGCCCGGCACTTGCGCGACTTCCTGTTGCAGACGCCGGGCAATCTCCTGCGCGGTGTCGGAGCGCTTGTCGTGATCGCGAAGATTGATCAGGAAGCGACCGTTGTTCAGCGTCGAGTTCGTGCCGTCGATACCCACGTAAGAGGTCAGCGAGGTGACGTCCGGGTCTTTCAGGATCGCATCGGCGAGCGCGCCCTGGCGGTTCACCATCGCCGCGTACGACACCGAGTTGTCGGCTACGCTGATCCCCTCGATCACGCCGACGTCCTGCACTGGAAAGAGCCCCTTCGGAATCACCACGTACAGGATGCCGGTCAGCACCACCGTGCCGACGGCCACGACGAGCGTCAGCACCTGGTGATCCAGCACCCAGCGCAGGCCACGTTCATAGGCGCCCAGTGTCTTGTCGAACAGGCCTTCGCTGATCCGCTCGAAGCGGCTCGGATGGCGGTCGGCCTGCGCGCGCAACATGCGCGCGCAGAGCATCGGCACCACGGTCAGCGAAACGATCGCGGAGATCACGATGGTGACGGCGAGCGTCACCGCGAATTCGCTGAACAGACGCCCGATCACACCGCCCATGAAGAGCAGGGGAATCAGCACGGCGATCAGCGAGATGGTCAGCGACAGAATCGTGAAACCGATCTGACCCGCGCCTTCCAGTGCGGCTTCGAGCGGTGTCTTGCCTTCCTCCAGGTAACGCACGACGTTCTCGATCATCACGATCGAGTCGTCGACCACGAAGCCGGTGGCGATAATGAGCGCCATCAGCGAGAGGTTGTCGATCGAGTAGTTCAACTGATACATCACGGCCAGGGTGCCGATCAGCGACACCGGCACCGACACGCTAGGAATGAGGGTGGCGGGCACATTGCGCAGGAACACGAAGATCACCGCGACCACCAGCACGATGGCGAGAATCAGTTCGAGCGCCGCGTCGGAGACCGACGAGCGGATCACGCCCGTGCTGTCCGACACCACGGTCACCTTCATGCCGGCCGGCAGCGTGGATTCGAGCTGCGGCAGTTGCTTCATGATCTGGTTGACCGTCGCGATCACGTTCGCGCCGGGTTGCCGCTGGACGTTGAGCACGATGGCCGGCGAGCCGTTGTACCAGGCGCCGCGTTCGACGTCCTGGGCGGCCTGACTGACCCGCGCGACGTCGCGCATGAACACCGGGGCGCCGTTCTGGTAGGCGATCACCGTATCCAGATAGTCCTTCGGATCGCTGATCTGATCGTTGCCGTTGATCGTGTAATCGAGGTCGGGGCCGTCGAAATTGCCCTTCGGCTGGCTGACGTTGACATAGCTGAGCAGCGTGCGCAGATCGTCGATATTCAGGCCGTAGGCGGCCAGCTTGTGCGGGTCCGCTTCGACACGGATGGCCGGCACATTGCCGCCGCTCGTGGTCACCACACCCACGCCCGACACTTCGGAAATCTTGGTGCCGAGACGGTTGTTGGCGACGTCCTCGAGCTGGGTCAGCGACATCGATTTCGACGTCACCGCAAGCGTCAGGATCGGCTGATCGGCCGGATTGACCTTGGCATACGTCGGCGGCGCGGGCAGGCCGGCGGGCAGGTAGCTGTTCGAAGCGTTGATGGCCTGCTGGACGTTCTGCTGCGCGATGTCGAGGTCGAGCGAGAGATCGAACTGCAGCGTGATGACCGACGCGCCGTCCGAGCTATACGACGTCATCTGTTGCAAGCCCGGGATTTCGCCCAACTGCACTTCGAGCGGCGCCGTGACTGTGGTGGCCATCACGTCCGGACTCGCGCCCGGATAAAACGTCTGCACCTGGATGGTCGGATAGTCGACGTTGGGCAGCGATGAAACCGGCAGCACGCGCATGGCGACGAGGCCCACCAGCACGAGGGCGATCATCAGCAGCAGCGTGGCTACCGGTCGAAGAATGAACAGACGGGAAATATTCATCGGCGCGTGAGCCTGCTACGACGAAGCCGCATTGGCCGACGCTGCGGCCGATGCGGCAGCGGGTTCGGAGGTAGCAGGGGCAGCGGCGGCGCCGCTGGACGCTGGCTTGGCCGCCGCGGGCTTCGGCTTGGCCGCCTCGATCTTGGCTCCGTCGTTCAGGCGGTCGGTGCCGTCCGTGACCACCTGGTTCCCCTGGGCGAGGCCGGAGAGAACGACGGTGTTCTTGCCGTCGCTCGGGCCCAGCTTCACTTTATGCACGGAGACGGTGTTGTTCGCGTTGACCAGATAGACGAAGTCGCCCGGCGCGCCGGTTTGCACGGCGGGGGTCGGCACCAGCACGGCATTCTGCATCGTATCGACCAGCAGCTTGACGTTGACGAACTCGTTGGGGAATAGCGCTTCGTCGTCGTTGGGGAACGTGGCGCGCAAGGTGACGGTGCCGGTCGAGGTGGCCATCTGGTTGCTGACCGCGTAGAGCGCGCCTGTGGCGACCTCGCGCGCGTTGTCGCTGCTATAGGCGGTGACCGGCAACTTTGCGCCGCCATTCAGGCGCTGCACGATCGAGGCGAGCGAGTCCTGCGGCACCGTGAACTGCACGGTAGTCGGCTTGACGGTGGTGATGACGACGATCCCCGTCGACGACGACGCGGTCACGTAGTTGCCCGGGTCGACGAGACGCAGGCCGACCTTGCCGGCGACCGGCGCGGTGATGCGGCAATAGGTCAGGTCGAGGTCGAACTGGGCGATGTTGGCGAGATCGGACTGGACCGCGGCCTCGTCTTGCTGCACGAGGAATTTCTGATCCTCGAAGGTTTGCTGCGCGATCGACTTGCGCTCGTTCAACTGCGTGTAGCGGGCAAGATCGGCACGCGCCTGGGCGAGCGACGCGTGGTCTTTGGCGAGTGCCGCCTGAGCCTGCTGCTTGCTGATCTGATACTGGCGCGGATCGATCTGGGCGAGGAACTGGCCTTTCTGGACTTCCTGGCCTTCGTGATAACCGACCTCCGTGAGGTAGCCGCTCAGTTGCGGCAGCACGGTCACGGTGGCGGTGGGGGTAACCGTGCCGAGTTCGCTCAACGTGACCGGCATCGAACCGAGTGTGGCGCTCGCCACGGTGACGACGATCGGCGCGACTTCACGCGAGGGCTTCTTCTGCGTCAACAGGTGTACAACGACGAGCGCGATCAGCACCAGCACGATAAGCGCAAATAGAATGAGCCCGCGTCGGGAGCGCTTGGGTTGCTTGGACACGGCTTCGCTCATAGGTATCTCCGAAAACGAAAACAGATGCTGCCGTAAATGATCGGATGGGGAGTCATTCTCTGCCAGGATTTTGGGAACATGCCATGGTTCTTGCGTGTTGTCACAACTCAATGATCTTTTTGCATGGCGTTATCTAATTGAAAGAAAAACGGGTCGCGCAAAATGCATAACGTCGTAACCGGCATAAGGCGCCGTAATGGCGTTATGGCGTGGTAACTGGATCGATGACGACGAACACGCTGTGAAATCGGCGGTAATGTTTTATCGGAGCGTCCCCGCGGAATCGAGTGGGCGGCGCGTTGCCGACTGCCGCGAGCGCCTTGCTGACAGACCGTGTGTTGTTCATGTTTGCGTTGGTGGATGCGGGTGGACAACGGGCATGCCGCCAATGTACCGGGTACGTACAAAGTTTGAGTTACCAACGTGAAACATGTTGGGGTCGGAAAGACTCTGTGGGTGTCTTTCCGACCGCAAGCGGCGTCAACGGACAGTTGAATGTGGGGGGTTTCTTTTAGCGGACGTTACGGCGAGTGGGAACGTCCGCTGAAAGCGTGATGTAATTATTTGGACCGTGTAATCGGTCGCGTGCCGCGACATGCCTTCACGCGGCTGCGCCGCTTATACGGCACTCGCAACTGCAAGATACTGGTGAATGGCCTGAATGACGGCTGCGCCTTCACCCACGGCAGCCGCTACTCTTTTGACAGACCCGCTTCGCACGTCGCCGGCGGCGAAGATACCGGGCCGGCTTGTCTCCAGATCATGCGCTGGCCGCTCAGCTTCCCACCGGACGCCTGTATCGGCACCGGTCAGCACAAACCCATCCTTGTCCAGCGCCACGCAATCGCCAAGCCACCGGGTATTGGGCTCAGCCCCCAGGAAAAGAAAAACGTGCTGGATCTGTTTCTGTTCGATGTGTCCCTGCCGGTCCCATTTGATTGCCTCAAGTCTCGACTCGCCGCATAACTCGACGATCTGCGTCCTCGTGTGAAGCGTGATGTTGGCGGTCGCGTTGATGCGCCTGATCAGGTAATCCGACATACTCGCACTGAGCCCGTCGCCGCGAATGGCGACGTGGACGTGACCTGCGAATCTCGCAAGGAATACCGCAGCCTGTCCGGCCGAATTCCCACCGCCGACAACAATCAACTCCTGGTTTTTACAGAACGCACCCTCCATGAAGGTCGCACTGTAGTAGATGCCGCAACCTTCGAAATGCTCCAGTCGGGCAAGCGCCGGCTTCCGATAACGCGCGCCGGTAGCAATGACCACGGCGCGAGCGTGAACACTCTCGTTCTGACCCAGTCCGATGTGAAACGTTTGAGGATCCGTGCATTCAACCTTCAGTGCTTCGATTGGCACACCGACTTCGGCGCCGAACTTGCGGCATTGGGACAGGCCTCGGCCGGCCAGTGCCTGCCCCGATATACCCGTAGGAAAACCGAAGTAATTTTCAATCTTCGAACTGGTGCCCGCCTGGCCCCCTGGCGCCTTGGCATCCAGAACCGCAACCTTCAACCCCTCTGATGCCGCATATACCGCGGCCGCCAGTCCCGCGGGTCCTGCGCCGACCACAACGAGATCGAAGCGCTCGCCGTTCAACCGGTCCGGACTCAGGCCAATCGCATCTGCCACGGCCCGGTTGCCGGGTCTCCTGAGAACGGTGCCTTGCGAGGTGACCACAACCGGAATGTCGGCTTCGGTTACGTCATAGCGGGTCAGAAGTTCTTTTGTTTCGGCATGCTCGACGATATCGAAATATGCCGAGGGTTGCGCGTTGCGGCTCAGGAAATGGCGCAGGCGTAGCGTCGCGGCCGAGGACGTACTGCCGATCACCACCAGGCCTGCCTGGCTCTGGGCGAAAGCGACCCGGCGCAGAATATACGCGCGCATGATGGTCTCGCTTAGCTCCGCTTCAGCGATCACGAGGGCGCGGAGTGACTCCTCATCGATAACGATGACCTCGCAATCGGAAACGGCGCGCGTCGTCGCCGCGGCAGCCCGGCCGGCGAGCGTGCCAACTTCGCCGGTGAAACTGCCGGGACCATATGTACCCAGCGATACGGGGCCTTGAACGGACTTTCTGGTTGTGTTGATCGTTCCGGACAGAATGGCAAACATCGCGATGTGCCGGTCACCCTCGGAATAGAGGATGTCGTTGGTTCTGATCTTGCGGCGCTCGCCGTATCGCTCCAGTATCGCCAGCTGCTTTTCGTCCAGCGTGGGATACACCTGATGGTAACGGCCGTCACCTGACGACAGCTTGCCGGACTTGCCTGAAGAGTC
This window contains:
- a CDS encoding efflux RND transporter permease subunit yields the protein MNISALFIRRPVATTLLAIAILISGALAYFRLPVAPLPNIAFPVIVVQANMAGASPDIMGTTVAEPLERRLATIADVEELTSISSVGSSLIVVEFGLKRDINGAARDVEAAIQAARADLPTTLRSNPSYRQYNPADAPIMVLSLTSDTLTKAQLYDSADSVIQQQLSQVQGVGQITLGGGALPSVRVELQPGKLSSYGIGLEDVRAAISAANADSAKGHLDEGDQRYVVTSNDQITHAAPYRDLVVAYRHGAPVQLRDVAEVRDSNENIRNAGLFNGKSAILVIVYPMPGSNVVSTVAQIRKVLPSIEATLPSSVHVGIAIDRSESVRASVGDTERTLFIAVLLVVGVVFIFLQSPRATLVPAVALPLSIVGTFGPMYLLGYSIDNLSLMALTIGTGFVVDDAVVVLENIVRHMELGLSPKEAALKGSGEVGFTVISMSLSLIAVFLPIMLMPGVVGLLFHEFAVTLSIAILISLVISLTVTPAMCAYVLSRENAGHSKARWAIWVEKQFDRFKDAYARSLTAVLDHALLVILLLVGLLVANVFLFKLVPATFFPEQDTGILIGQIIADQSISFPAMQKKLTQLQEIVQKDPAVASVAGFTGGRALNTANVFVELKPLAERHATATEVVNRLRPKLNEVSGARLFMQAQQDLRIGGRQSAAEYQYTLTSDDSAALFKWTPLLVAALGKEHAQLLDVNSDLQQNGLQTYVTINRSTAARYGFAPNQVDSVLYDAFGQRTVSTIYNPLNQYFVVMEVAPDYWQYPQTLNQIYLSTASGNPTGTAGTQMPGATVSGVTVATEASTTTNALNSNAQANATTNSIANSKGGSSTGSADSTSAETMVPLSALASFSNSHTSTQVNHQSGLVAATISFNLPAGGSLSKAAVAINNTIREIGMPASIHGSFAGAAAAYSQSMGTVPLLILAALGVVYIVLGVLYESSIHPLTILSTLPSAGIGATLALLIFGTPFSVIAMIGIILLIGIVKKNGIMMVDVAIQLQRSEGMPAKEAIHSAAVVRLRPIMMTTFAAVLGAVPLAIGIGQGASLRQPLGITVMGGLILSQVFTLYTTPVIYLYLDRLRFKLVRWSANLPWNRDTQQPGQPDTRA
- a CDS encoding FAD-dependent oxidoreductase; its protein translation is MSQDSSGKSGKLSSGDGRYHQVYPTLDEKQLAILERYGERRKIRTNDILYSEGDRHIAMFAILSGTINTTRKSVQGPVSLGTYGPGSFTGEVGTLAGRAAAATTRAVSDCEVIVIDEESLRALVIAEAELSETIMRAYILRRVAFAQSQAGLVVIGSTSSAATLRLRHFLSRNAQPSAYFDIVEHAETKELLTRYDVTEADIPVVVTSQGTVLRRPGNRAVADAIGLSPDRLNGERFDLVVVGAGPAGLAAAVYAASEGLKVAVLDAKAPGGQAGTSSKIENYFGFPTGISGQALAGRGLSQCRKFGAEVGVPIEALKVECTDPQTFHIGLGQNESVHARAVVIATGARYRKPALARLEHFEGCGIYYSATFMEGAFCKNQELIVVGGGNSAGQAAVFLARFAGHVHVAIRGDGLSASMSDYLIRRINATANITLHTRTQIVELCGESRLEAIKWDRQGHIEQKQIQHVFLFLGAEPNTRWLGDCVALDKDGFVLTGADTGVRWEAERPAHDLETSRPGIFAAGDVRSGSVKRVAAAVGEGAAVIQAIHQYLAVASAV
- a CDS encoding efflux RND transporter periplasmic adaptor subunit, with the protein product MSEAVSKQPKRSRRGLILFALIVLVLIALVVVHLLTQKKPSREVAPIVVTVASATLGSMPVTLSELGTVTPTATVTVLPQLSGYLTEVGYHEGQEVQKGQFLAQIDPRQYQISKQQAQAALAKDHASLAQARADLARYTQLNERKSIAQQTFEDQKFLVQQDEAAVQSDLANIAQFDLDLTYCRITAPVAGKVGLRLVDPGNYVTASSSTGIVVITTVKPTTVQFTVPQDSLASIVQRLNGGAKLPVTAYSSDNAREVATGALYAVSNQMATSTGTVTLRATFPNDDEALFPNEFVNVKLLVDTMQNAVLVPTPAVQTGAPGDFVYLVNANNTVSVHKVKLGPSDGKNTVVLSGLAQGNQVVTDGTDRLNDGAKIEAAKPKPAAAKPASSGAAAAPATSEPAAASAAASANAASS
- a CDS encoding efflux RND transporter permease subunit — protein: MNISRLFILRPVATLLLMIALVLVGLVAMRVLPVSSLPNVDYPTIQVQTFYPGASPDVMATTVTAPLEVQLGEIPGLQQMTSYSSDGASVITLQFDLSLDLDIAQQNVQQAINASNSYLPAGLPAPPTYAKVNPADQPILTLAVTSKSMSLTQLEDVANNRLGTKISEVSGVGVVTTSGGNVPAIRVEADPHKLAAYGLNIDDLRTLLSYVNVSQPKGNFDGPDLDYTINGNDQISDPKDYLDTVIAYQNGAPVFMRDVARVSQAAQDVERGAWYNGSPAIVLNVQRQPGANVIATVNQIMKQLPQLESTLPAGMKVTVVSDSTGVIRSSVSDAALELILAIVLVVAVIFVFLRNVPATLIPSVSVPVSLIGTLAVMYQLNYSIDNLSLMALIIATGFVVDDSIVMIENVVRYLEEGKTPLEAALEGAGQIGFTILSLTISLIAVLIPLLFMGGVIGRLFSEFAVTLAVTIVISAIVSLTVVPMLCARMLRAQADRHPSRFERISEGLFDKTLGAYERGLRWVLDHQVLTLVVAVGTVVLTGILYVVIPKGLFPVQDVGVIEGISVADNSVSYAAMVNRQGALADAILKDPDVTSLTSYVGIDGTNSTLNNGRFLINLRDHDKRSDTAQEIARRLQQEVAQVPGVKLYMQPEQDLTLDTTVSPNQYSFVLRGPSQQAFQKYVPELVAKLKQIPSLADVQSDMNTDGLSVNVEVNRQLAARFGITPATIDNALYDALGQRIVSTIFEQSNQYRVILVAKPESLPNVQSIGNLYLPSQTSSTGQVPLSGIAKIQITKSPLVISHLAQFPSVTISFNLAKDASLSTAVKAIHQAEQSVNLPPSITSSLQGAAQAFEDSLSSEVYLLIAALVAVYIVLGVLYESFIHPVTILSTLPSAGIGALLALMIAGSDLDVIGIIGIVLLIGIVKKNAIMMVDFALDAERNHGKAPREAIFEASLLRFRPILMTTLAAMLGALPMLLGSGTGSELRRPLGLAIIGGLTLSQMLTLFTTPVIYLFFDRMAERTRRWRNRNKPHNSDKPEDSPRGGAEEAP